From Rhineura floridana isolate rRhiFlo1 chromosome 5, rRhiFlo1.hap2, whole genome shotgun sequence, a single genomic window includes:
- the HIKESHI gene encoding protein Hikeshi isoform X1 encodes MFGCLVAGRLVQTAAQQVAEDKFVFDLPDYESINHVVVFMLGTIPFPEGMGGSVYFCYPNENGVAVWQLLGFVTNEKPSAIFKISSLKSGKGSHHPFGAMNIPQTPSVAQIGISVELLELMAQQTTVASAAVSSVSSFTEFTQKMLDNFYNFTSSFAVTQAQMTPNPSEAFIPANVVLKWYENFQRRLSQNPFFWKT; translated from the exons ATGTTCGGCTGTTTGGTTGCGGGGAGGCTG gtgCAAACAGCTGCACAGCAAGTGGCAGAAGACAAGTTTGTGTTTGACTTGCCCGACTATGAAAGCATCAACCACGTGGTGGTCTTCATGCTGGGGACCATTCCCTTTCCAGAGGGAATGGGTGGATCTGTCTACTTCTGCTATCCCAACGAGAATGGGGTGGCAGTGTGGCAGCTCCTGGGTTTTGTAACAAATGAAAAACCAAGTGCCATCTTCAAAATTTCCAGTCTAAAATCTG GAAAAGGCAGCCATCATCCATTTGGAGCTATGAATATTCCCCAAACGCCATCTGTAGCCCAGATTGGGATATCTGTGGAGCTGCTAGAACTCATGGCTCAGCAAACTACTGTAGCAAGTGCCGCTGTATCATCAGTCAGTTCGTTCACAGAG TTCACTCAAAAGATGCTAGACAATTTTTATAACTTCACTTCATCCTTTGCTGTAACTCAGGCCCAAATGACACCCAACCCATCTGAAGCTTTCATTCCTGCAAATGTAGTTTTGAAATG